A genomic window from Populus alba chromosome 19, ASM523922v2, whole genome shotgun sequence includes:
- the LOC118056740 gene encoding transcription factor bHLH162, giving the protein MVASSGGRIMESSSGRSNLSSTKTERKVREKNRRNQMKTLYSKLNSLFPNKESMEKQPLPDQIDEAISYIKSLEEKLENTKEKKESLTSATSKSPKLKIQETCSALEIVFTIGLDDQFLFYEIISILHEEGVEVVSANSQALGDSIFHVVHAQMKESADGLGAARVTGRVNRLINGSTSEIELDSELWDFVIHPETILKF; this is encoded by the exons ATGGTTGCAAGCTCTGGAGGGAGAATAATGGAGAGTAGTAGTGGGAGGTCTAATCTTTCTTCtacaaaaacagagagaaaagtCAGGGAGAAAAATAGGAGAAATCAAATGAAAACCCTTTACTCCAAGCTCAATTCTCTCTTCCCTAACAAAGAATCCATG GAAAAACAACCTCTGCCTGATCAGATAGATGAGGCAATAAGCTATATAAAGAGTCTGGAGGAAAAGTTGGAGAATaccaaggaaaagaaagaaagcttaACATCTGCTACTTCAAAATCACCTAAACTAAAAATCCAAGAAACATGTTCAGCTCTAGAGATAGTTTTTACAATTGGGCTAGATGATCAGTTCTTATTTTACGAGATCATCAGCATTCTGCATGAAGAAGGTGTAGAAGTTGTCAGTGCTAATTCTCAAGCTCTTGGAGATTCCATTTTTCATGTAGTCCATGCACag ATGAAGGAATCTGCTGATGGTCTTGGAGCTGCAAGAGTAACTGGGAGAGTGAATAGGCTTATCAATGGATCCACAAGTGAAATAGAGTTGGATTCAGAGCTATGGGATTTTGTAATTCATCCTGAGACTATATTGAAATTCTAA
- the LOC118056741 gene encoding H/ACA ribonucleoprotein complex subunit 1-like protein 2, with protein sequence MRPPRGGGFRGGRDGGFRGGRGRGGPGRGGRGFGGGGFRDEGPPSEVVEVSSFLHACEGDAVAKLTNEKIPYFNAPIFLQNKTQIGKVDEIFGPINESHFSIKMMEGIVATSYAPGDKFYIDPNKLLPLARFLSQPKGQAQAAGRGGRGGGRGGRGGGGGRGGRGGFGGRGRGRGPPRGGGFGRGGFRGRGRG encoded by the exons ATGAGGCCACCAAGAGGCGGCGGGTTTAGAGGAGGGAGAGACGGAGGTTTCAGGGGTGGACGTGGACGCGGTGGTCCTGGACGTGGTGGACGTGGTTTTGGTGGTGGTGGGTTTCGTGATGAAGGCCCTCCTTCTGAAGTAGTAG AGGTTTCATCGTTTCTACATGCCTGTGAGGGTGATGCAGTGGCAAAGCTAACCAATGAGAAAATACCATACTTCAATGCACCAATCTTTTTGCAGAATAAGACCCAGATAGGGAAAGTTGATGAAATCTTTGGCCCCATTAATGAATCT catttttctataaaaatgatGGAAGGAATTGTGGCAACTTCGTATGCACCAGGGGACAAGTTCTATATTGACCCGAATAAACTCTTGCCTCTTGCAAGATTCCTTTCACAGCCCAA GGGACAGGCACAAGCAGCTGGAAGAGGTGGCCGTGGTGGTGGAAGAGGAGGcagaggtggtggtggtggaagaGGTGGTAGAGGCGGTTTCGGTGGAAGGGGAAGGGGCAGAGGTCCACCTAGAGGTGGTGGTTTTGGTCGTGGTGGTTTTAGGGGAAGAGGGAGAGGATAG
- the LOC118056742 gene encoding glutamate dehydrogenase 1 isoform X1: MNALVATNRNFKRAAKLLGLDSKLEKSLLIPFREIKVIIEVECTIPKDDGTLASFVGFRVQHDNARGPMKGGIRYHPEVDPDEVNALAQLMTWKTAVANIPYGGAKGGIGCNPGELSVSELERLTRVFTQKIHDLIGIHTDVPAPDMGTGPQTMAWILDEYSKFHGYSPAVVTGKPVDLGGSLGRDAATGRGVLFATEALLKEHGKTISGQRFVIQGFGNVGAWAAQLISDQGGKIVAVSDITGAIKNTKGLDIPSLLKHANEHKGVKGFHGGDPIDPKSILVEDCDILIPAALGGVINRENASDIKSKFIIEAANHPTDPEADEILSKKGVVILPDIFANSGGVTVSYFEWVQNIQGFMWDEEKVNNELRNYMTRGFKDVKEMCKTHNCDLRMGAFTLGVNRVARATVLRGWGA, encoded by the exons ATGAATGCGTTAGTGGCAACCAACAGGAACTTCAAGCGGGCAGCTAAGCTGTTGGGGTTGGACTCCAAGCTTGAGAAAAGTTTGCTGATTCCATTCAGAGAGATTAAGGTGATTATAGAG GTTGAATGTACCATACCCAAAGACGATGGCACTTTGGCGTCTTTTGTTGGGTTCAGGGTTCAACATGACAATGCCAGAGGTCCCATGAAAGGGGGAATCAGATACCACCCAGAG GTTGATCCAGATGAAGTCAATGCATTAGCACAACTCATGACATGGAAGACAGCAGTAGCAAACATTCCCTATGGCGGGGCTAAAGGTGGAATAGGGTGTAATCCAGGGGAGCTAAGTGTGTCTGAACTGGAACGACTTACCCGTGTGTTCACTCAAAAGATACATGATCTAATCGGAATCCACACAGACGTTCCAGCTCCTGACATGGGAACTGGTCCACAG ACTATGGCATGGATACTGGATGAATACTCCAAGTTTCATGGCTACTCACCCGCTGTAGTTACTGGAAAACCAGTT GATCTCGGTGGATCTCTAGGAAGAGACGCCGCTACTGGAAGAGGAGTGCTCTTCGCTACAGAAGCCTTGCTTAAGGAGCACGGGAAGACCATATCAGGGCAACGATTCGTCATACAG GGTTTTGGAAATGTGGGTGCCTGGGCCGCCCAACTAATCAGCGACCAGGGAGGGAAGATCGTTGCCGTAAGTGACATCACTGGAGCTATAAAGAACACCAAAGGGCTTGATATTCCAAGCCTACTCAAACATGCCAATGAACACAAAGGTGTGAAAGGATTCCATGGCGGGGATCCGATCGATCCCAAATCAATACTAGTTGAGGACTGTGACATTCTCATTCCAGCAGCCCTTGGAGGTGTCATCAATAG AGAGAATGCAAGTGATATCAAAtccaaatttattattgaagcTGCTAACCATCCAACTGACCCTGAGGCTGATGAG ATTTTGTCAAAGAAAGGTGTTGTTATTCTGCCAGATATCTTTGCTAACTCAGGAGGAGTCACTGTTAGTTACTTCGAGTGGGTTCAG AACATCCAAGGATTCATGTGGGATGAAGAGAAGGTGAACAATGAACTAAGGAATTACATGACCAGAGGCTTCAAAGATGTGAAAGAGATGTGCAAAACCCACAACTGTGATCTGCGTATGGGAGCCTTCACTCTAGGAGTTAACCGTGTTGCTCGAGCTACTGTTCTTAGAGGTTGGGGAGCCTGA
- the LOC118056742 gene encoding glutamate dehydrogenase 1 isoform X2 produces the protein MNALVATNRNFKRAAKLLGLDSKLEKSLLIPFREIKVECTIPKDDGTLASFVGFRVQHDNARGPMKGGIRYHPEVDPDEVNALAQLMTWKTAVANIPYGGAKGGIGCNPGELSVSELERLTRVFTQKIHDLIGIHTDVPAPDMGTGPQTMAWILDEYSKFHGYSPAVVTGKPVDLGGSLGRDAATGRGVLFATEALLKEHGKTISGQRFVIQGFGNVGAWAAQLISDQGGKIVAVSDITGAIKNTKGLDIPSLLKHANEHKGVKGFHGGDPIDPKSILVEDCDILIPAALGGVINRENASDIKSKFIIEAANHPTDPEADEILSKKGVVILPDIFANSGGVTVSYFEWVQNIQGFMWDEEKVNNELRNYMTRGFKDVKEMCKTHNCDLRMGAFTLGVNRVARATVLRGWGA, from the exons ATGAATGCGTTAGTGGCAACCAACAGGAACTTCAAGCGGGCAGCTAAGCTGTTGGGGTTGGACTCCAAGCTTGAGAAAAGTTTGCTGATTCCATTCAGAGAGATTAAG GTTGAATGTACCATACCCAAAGACGATGGCACTTTGGCGTCTTTTGTTGGGTTCAGGGTTCAACATGACAATGCCAGAGGTCCCATGAAAGGGGGAATCAGATACCACCCAGAG GTTGATCCAGATGAAGTCAATGCATTAGCACAACTCATGACATGGAAGACAGCAGTAGCAAACATTCCCTATGGCGGGGCTAAAGGTGGAATAGGGTGTAATCCAGGGGAGCTAAGTGTGTCTGAACTGGAACGACTTACCCGTGTGTTCACTCAAAAGATACATGATCTAATCGGAATCCACACAGACGTTCCAGCTCCTGACATGGGAACTGGTCCACAG ACTATGGCATGGATACTGGATGAATACTCCAAGTTTCATGGCTACTCACCCGCTGTAGTTACTGGAAAACCAGTT GATCTCGGTGGATCTCTAGGAAGAGACGCCGCTACTGGAAGAGGAGTGCTCTTCGCTACAGAAGCCTTGCTTAAGGAGCACGGGAAGACCATATCAGGGCAACGATTCGTCATACAG GGTTTTGGAAATGTGGGTGCCTGGGCCGCCCAACTAATCAGCGACCAGGGAGGGAAGATCGTTGCCGTAAGTGACATCACTGGAGCTATAAAGAACACCAAAGGGCTTGATATTCCAAGCCTACTCAAACATGCCAATGAACACAAAGGTGTGAAAGGATTCCATGGCGGGGATCCGATCGATCCCAAATCAATACTAGTTGAGGACTGTGACATTCTCATTCCAGCAGCCCTTGGAGGTGTCATCAATAG AGAGAATGCAAGTGATATCAAAtccaaatttattattgaagcTGCTAACCATCCAACTGACCCTGAGGCTGATGAG ATTTTGTCAAAGAAAGGTGTTGTTATTCTGCCAGATATCTTTGCTAACTCAGGAGGAGTCACTGTTAGTTACTTCGAGTGGGTTCAG AACATCCAAGGATTCATGTGGGATGAAGAGAAGGTGAACAATGAACTAAGGAATTACATGACCAGAGGCTTCAAAGATGTGAAAGAGATGTGCAAAACCCACAACTGTGATCTGCGTATGGGAGCCTTCACTCTAGGAGTTAACCGTGTTGCTCGAGCTACTGTTCTTAGAGGTTGGGGAGCCTGA